The following are encoded together in the Nitrospiria bacterium genome:
- the trpC gene encoding indole-3-glycerol phosphate synthase TrpC, which yields MTFLEEILISTQETVRSAKLNRPLADLKRRIKDRESPRTFTGSLSQNSGLSLIAELKRASPSQGLLRKAFDPVEIATIYEEEGAAALSVLTEERFFQGSLNYLVQVRAVVQRPLLRKDFLIDEYQVYEARAFDADAVLLIAAILDDGPLKDYQALAGDLGMDSLVEVHTEAELERALQADARVIGINNRDLATFKTDLETTFRLIRKIPEDRVVVSESGIVQRKDVERLFEAEVDAVLIGETFMKSPDIRAKIRELFGKE from the coding sequence ATGACCTTTTTGGAAGAAATATTGATCTCGACTCAAGAGACGGTTAGGAGTGCCAAACTCAACCGGCCGCTGGCCGATCTCAAGCGCCGCATCAAAGACCGGGAATCCCCGCGGACTTTTACGGGATCCCTCTCACAGAATTCGGGCCTGTCACTGATCGCCGAGTTGAAACGGGCCTCTCCCTCCCAGGGCCTGCTTCGGAAGGCCTTCGATCCGGTGGAAATCGCGACGATCTACGAGGAGGAGGGGGCGGCAGCCCTGTCGGTGCTTACGGAGGAGCGCTTCTTTCAAGGCTCCTTGAACTATCTCGTCCAGGTCCGCGCCGTCGTGCAGCGTCCGTTGCTCCGGAAGGATTTTTTGATCGACGAGTACCAGGTCTATGAAGCGCGGGCCTTTGATGCCGACGCGGTTTTGCTCATAGCGGCGATTCTGGACGACGGCCCTTTGAAGGATTACCAGGCCCTCGCGGGGGACCTCGGCATGGACAGTCTGGTGGAGGTCCATACCGAGGCGGAGCTCGAGCGCGCCTTGCAGGCGGACGCCCGTGTGATCGGAATCAACAACCGCGATCTGGCCACGTTTAAAACCGACCTGGAGACCACGTTCCGCTTGATTCGCAAAATCCCGGAGGACCGGGTTGTGGTGAGCGAGAGCGGGATCGTTCAACGAAAGGACGTCGAGCGCTTATTCGAGGCCGAGGTGGATGCCGTCCTGATCGGGGAGACCTTCATGAAGAGTCCCGACATTCGGGCCAAGATTCGGGAACTTTTCGGGAAAGAATAG
- a CDS encoding phosphoribosylanthranilate isomerase produces the protein MRVKICGIMNVHDALAAAELGADAVGFVLYRSSPRYTDLKTVKNIIAQLPPFVTTVGVFANAEEREILSTVNECGLDLIQLQGDEPADLCRRLGNRVIKAIRVRDKFSLNRMIPYKVRAFVLDTFRDGQLGGTGEIFDWNLAVDAKKFGKIILAGGLTPENIGAAIEQVRPYGVDVSSGVEERVGKKDITKLKRFIEIAKQT, from the coding sequence ATGCGGGTCAAGATTTGCGGGATCATGAACGTCCATGACGCGCTGGCCGCCGCGGAGCTCGGAGCGGATGCGGTGGGCTTCGTCCTGTACCGGAGCAGCCCCCGTTATACGGATCTGAAGACGGTGAAGAACATCATCGCGCAGCTCCCCCCGTTCGTCACGACGGTCGGGGTCTTTGCCAACGCGGAGGAAAGAGAAATCCTGTCGACGGTCAACGAATGCGGACTCGATCTGATCCAGCTTCAAGGAGACGAGCCGGCGGATCTCTGCCGGCGTTTGGGCAACCGGGTCATCAAGGCGATCCGGGTTCGCGACAAATTCAGTCTCAATCGAATGATTCCTTACAAGGTCAGGGCCTTTGTGCTGGACACGTTTCGCGACGGACAGCTCGGGGGAACGGGCGAAATCTTTGATTGGAATCTGGCTGTCGATGCCAAAAAATTCGGGAAAATCATCCTGGCCGGCGGTCTGACGCCGGAGAACATCGGGGCGGCAATCGAGCAAGTCCGGCCCTACGGCGTAGATGTCAGCAGCGGTGTGGAAGAGCGCGTGGGAAAGAAAGACATAACAAAACTTAAGCGATTCATCGAAATCGCCAAACAGACATGA
- the trpB gene encoding tryptophan synthase subunit beta: MTTQPDSSGHFGIYGGRFAPETLIPALNELDKYYQLSKNDKEFQDNLNKFLNEFAGRPTPLYFARGLTRKFGGAKIYLKREDLCHTGAHKINNTIGQAFLAKRMGKRRVIAETGAGQHGVAVATVAAVFGLECEVYMGTEDMERQSLNVYRMRLMGAKVSPVDSGSRTLKDAINEAMRDWTTNVRSTHYILGSVLGPHPFPVMIRDFQKVIGLEARRQIRKAEGRLPDYLVACVGGGSNAMGLFYPFLNDRTVQMIGVEAGGHGIESGKHAARFADGSVGVLHGTMTYLLQDDDGQIRLTHSVSAGLDYAAVGPEHSYYHDRGRIRFTNATDQEALAAFDLLSQVEGIMPALESAHAVAHVVKLAPRLRRNQIIVLNLSGRGDKDVMQVAKLRGVKL, encoded by the coding sequence ATGACGACACAACCCGATTCGAGCGGCCACTTCGGTATTTATGGGGGTAGGTTTGCCCCGGAGACGTTGATCCCGGCGCTTAACGAACTTGATAAATATTATCAATTATCCAAAAATGATAAGGAGTTCCAGGATAATCTTAATAAATTTCTTAATGAATTTGCCGGCCGACCCACCCCGCTTTATTTTGCCCGGGGCTTGACCCGAAAATTTGGCGGAGCCAAGATCTATTTAAAACGCGAGGATCTGTGTCATACGGGAGCCCACAAGATCAACAACACGATCGGGCAGGCCTTCCTGGCCAAGCGCATGGGCAAGCGACGGGTCATCGCCGAAACCGGTGCCGGCCAGCATGGCGTGGCCGTGGCGACGGTCGCGGCCGTTTTCGGGCTTGAGTGCGAAGTGTACATGGGCACCGAAGACATGGAGCGTCAATCCCTCAATGTCTACCGGATGCGCCTGATGGGGGCGAAGGTGTCGCCGGTCGATTCCGGAAGCCGGACGCTTAAGGATGCCATCAACGAGGCGATGCGGGATTGGACCACGAACGTGCGCAGCACCCATTATATTCTCGGCTCGGTACTCGGTCCGCACCCTTTTCCAGTGATGATCCGTGATTTTCAGAAGGTGATCGGGCTGGAAGCCCGCCGACAAATCCGGAAAGCGGAGGGTCGTCTTCCCGACTATCTGGTGGCCTGCGTGGGGGGAGGCAGCAACGCCATGGGGCTGTTTTATCCTTTTTTAAACGACCGGACGGTGCAAATGATCGGGGTGGAGGCCGGCGGCCACGGGATCGAGAGCGGAAAACACGCCGCGCGCTTCGCGGACGGTTCCGTGGGGGTTCTTCACGGCACGATGACTTATCTTCTCCAGGACGACGACGGTCAGATTCGCCTGACGCACTCCGTTTCAGCCGGGCTGGACTACGCCGCGGTCGGACCGGAGCACAGTTACTATCACGACCGGGGTCGGATCCGATTCACGAACGCCACGGACCAGGAGGCCCTGGCTGCGTTCGACCTCCTGAGCCAGGTGGAGGGGATCATGCCGGCGCTCGAATCGGCCCATGCGGTGGCCCACGTCGTGAAACTGGCCCCCCGCCTCAGGCGAAACCAGATCATCGTGCTCAATCTCTCCGGCCGGGGCGACAAGGACGTCATGCAGGTGGCAAAACTCCGGGGGGTGAAACTATAA
- the trpA gene encoding tryptophan synthase subunit alpha — MSRIGKVFAGLRAKEEKALIPYIMAGDPYLERTEELVLAMDRAGADIIELGVPFSDPIADGPVIQKAGQRALQRKTSLKDILKLVDDIRKKSNIPVVLMTYYNPIHKFGVGKFFKQAETAGVDGVIIPDLPPEEGRTVSEESRRSGLNWILLSAPTTPIKRLRFLSEQTQGFLYYVSLTGITGASLKDLSEVRARLKLIRRMTDNPVAIGFGITTPEQARALGKLADGVIVGSAIVRLVEQHLENPELPSVVSEFVKRLKQALTPRPS; from the coding sequence ATGTCTAGAATTGGGAAGGTCTTTGCAGGCCTACGAGCCAAGGAGGAGAAGGCGCTCATTCCGTACATCATGGCCGGCGATCCTTATCTTGAAAGAACGGAGGAATTGGTGCTGGCGATGGACCGGGCCGGCGCCGACATCATCGAGCTGGGCGTCCCTTTTTCCGACCCGATTGCGGACGGCCCCGTGATCCAGAAGGCCGGTCAGCGGGCCCTGCAAAGGAAAACATCCTTAAAGGATATCTTAAAGTTAGTCGATGATATTCGTAAAAAAAGTAATATTCCTGTTGTCCTAATGACCTACTACAACCCGATTCATAAGTTCGGTGTCGGGAAATTTTTCAAGCAGGCAGAGACCGCCGGCGTGGACGGGGTGATCATTCCGGATCTTCCTCCCGAGGAAGGCCGGACCGTGTCGGAGGAGAGCCGGAGGAGCGGGTTAAATTGGATTTTATTGTCCGCGCCCACCACACCGATCAAGCGTCTCCGCTTCCTGTCCGAACAGACACAGGGTTTTCTCTATTACGTCTCCTTAACCGGCATCACGGGCGCTTCGCTGAAAGACCTGTCGGAAGTCCGGGCCCGCCTGAAGCTCATACGACGAATGACGGATAATCCAGTGGCGATCGGGTTCGGAATTACTACCCCGGAGCAGGCCAGGGCTCTGGGAAAACTGGCGGACGGGGTGATCGTGGGCAGCGCGATCGTCCGCTTGGTGGAACAGCATTTAGAAAACCCCGAGCTCCCCTCCGTTGTTTCGGAATTTGTGAAACGCTTGAAACAGGCCTTGACCCCGAGGCCCTCCTGA
- a CDS encoding HD domain-containing phosphohydrolase, whose protein sequence is MITKRSSKGRRSTDQTGAVLRLKRELTLERAKREVLQGVSRIALEARSLDRLYDHYLGVILKLTRTRAGSILLLDEVTKDLIVAACKGKGSEGLVGRRIPAGEGIAGWVLRTGRSYFTLDVEQDGPIRKVFGQGVGAGPQNRLCVPLKIARRVLGVVEVLNKKDRRSFQREDLRLLEALAAQVATVIENTRLFKKYDNKVRKLKTLKEISQLLNSTLDEKEVKRRAMEAATRLMEAEVGSLLLIDEATRELYFEVELGKRGERVKEVRLKVGEGIAGWVAKTGEPVIVADVRKDPRFSWKVEEKSLFKTRNMICVPIKIKGRIVGVLQAINKSGPQPFSKWDLEEFQSLADQVAVAIDNANLYKELQETFFGTAEALADAIEAKDPYTAGHTRRVLAYSMAMGKVLALSDLEMENLRLASLLHDIGKIGIEDRILLKPGKLEEAERLRMEGHTTIGPKIVDRVKQLRKIVPGIMHHHEKYDGTGYPSGLKGHQIPLIARIIGVADCFDAMTTNRPYRKGLSVQTALDEIQKLAGTQLDEKVVEAFVRTYRRNGLKETLKARSSAPAP, encoded by the coding sequence ATGATCACAAAACGATCCTCCAAAGGACGGCGGAGCACGGATCAAACCGGTGCCGTATTGAGGCTCAAAAGAGAGCTCACGCTGGAACGGGCCAAGCGGGAAGTGCTCCAAGGGGTAAGCCGAATAGCTCTGGAGGCTCGATCGCTCGATCGTCTTTACGACCACTACCTCGGCGTGATCCTGAAACTCACGCGGACGAGGGCCGGCTCGATCCTGCTTTTGGACGAGGTGACGAAGGATCTCATCGTCGCGGCGTGCAAGGGTAAGGGTTCGGAGGGTCTGGTCGGAAGGCGTATCCCGGCGGGGGAAGGCATCGCGGGTTGGGTCCTACGAACCGGTCGTAGCTATTTTACACTCGACGTGGAACAGGATGGGCCAATCAGGAAGGTATTCGGCCAGGGAGTCGGGGCGGGGCCGCAGAACAGGCTCTGCGTTCCTCTCAAGATCGCGCGGCGCGTGTTGGGCGTCGTTGAAGTTTTAAATAAAAAGGACCGGCGGTCCTTTCAGCGTGAGGATCTCCGTCTTCTGGAAGCGCTCGCGGCCCAGGTCGCCACGGTGATCGAGAACACCCGGTTGTTTAAAAAATACGACAACAAGGTCCGGAAACTCAAGACCCTGAAGGAGATCAGCCAACTGCTCAATTCGACGCTGGATGAGAAAGAAGTCAAACGACGGGCGATGGAGGCGGCCACCCGTTTGATGGAGGCCGAAGTGGGATCCCTTCTTCTCATTGATGAGGCGACCCGTGAATTGTATTTCGAAGTCGAACTGGGGAAGCGTGGAGAGCGGGTCAAGGAAGTCCGCCTGAAGGTGGGGGAGGGGATAGCCGGCTGGGTGGCCAAAACGGGAGAACCGGTGATCGTGGCGGACGTGCGGAAGGATCCGCGTTTCAGTTGGAAAGTCGAAGAGAAGAGTTTGTTCAAGACACGCAACATGATCTGCGTTCCGATCAAGATCAAGGGCAGGATCGTCGGGGTATTGCAGGCGATAAATAAATCGGGGCCCCAGCCCTTTTCCAAATGGGATCTCGAGGAGTTTCAGAGCTTGGCCGACCAGGTGGCGGTCGCCATAGACAACGCAAATCTCTATAAGGAGTTGCAGGAGACCTTTTTCGGCACGGCCGAGGCCCTGGCCGATGCGATCGAAGCGAAGGATCCCTACACGGCGGGGCATACACGGCGGGTCTTGGCTTACTCGATGGCCATGGGTAAGGTTTTGGCTCTCTCGGATTTGGAAATGGAAAATCTGAGGCTGGCCTCGCTGCTCCACGACATCGGAAAGATTGGAATCGAGGACCGTATTCTATTAAAACCGGGCAAGCTTGAGGAGGCCGAACGCCTGAGGATGGAAGGGCACACGACCATCGGCCCAAAAATCGTCGACCGCGTCAAACAGTTGCGCAAGATTGTCCCTGGCATCATGCACCATCATGAGAAATATGACGGGACCGGCTACCCCAGCGGATTAAAAGGCCATCAGATCCCGCTGATCGCACGGATCATCGGCGTGGCGGATTGTTTCGATGCCATGACCACGAACCGCCCCTATCGGAAGGGGCTTTCCGTTCAAACGGCACTGGACGAGATCCAAAAGTTGGCGGGGACTCAATTGGACGAAAAAGTGGTCGAAGCGTTCGTTCGAACCTATCGGAGGAATGGACTGAAAGAGACCCTCAAGGCCCGTTCTTCAGCCCCCGCCCCCTAG
- a CDS encoding response regulator transcription factor, whose product MSPIGLVDQARPGRNANPIKVFLVDDHQVLLDGLVRLIHNHPSIKVVGTARDGRAALREIPALRPDVVLMDISMPNLNGIEATRIISQSSPETKILILSMHDNDEFLRRVLKAGASGYLLKDATADELFLAIEEAHQGNSYLSPSLSRKLIKEYLGTPEGAPAETVEQPLTGREREVLQLLSEGNSNETIATSLHLSPSTVATHRKKIMKKLNVHRITDLVRYAIRHGIIQS is encoded by the coding sequence ATGAGTCCGATAGGGTTAGTGGATCAGGCCCGGCCGGGACGGAACGCGAATCCCATTAAAGTTTTTCTGGTGGATGATCATCAAGTCCTCCTGGATGGGCTGGTCCGGTTGATCCACAATCATCCTTCCATAAAGGTCGTGGGAACGGCCCGGGACGGACGAGCGGCGTTAAGAGAAATACCGGCTCTCAGGCCGGATGTCGTCCTGATGGATATTTCGATGCCCAACCTCAATGGGATCGAGGCCACGCGAATCATCTCGCAGTCCAGCCCGGAAACGAAGATCCTGATCCTGAGCATGCATGATAATGACGAATTTCTGAGAAGGGTCTTGAAGGCCGGAGCGAGCGGTTATCTTTTAAAAGATGCAACCGCCGATGAGCTCTTCCTGGCGATTGAGGAAGCCCATCAAGGCAATTCCTATTTGAGCCCCTCTCTTTCGCGTAAACTCATCAAGGAGTACCTTGGAACCCCGGAGGGCGCGCCGGCCGAAACCGTTGAACAGCCCCTGACGGGGAGGGAACGGGAGGTTTTACAGCTCCTGTCCGAGGGAAATTCCAATGAAACGATCGCAACATCCCTTCACCTGAGTCCGTCCACCGTCGCAACCCATCGCAAGAAAATCATGAAAAAACTGAACGTTCACCGGATTACCGATCTGGTCAGATACGCGATTCGACACGGAATCATCCAATCCTGA
- a CDS encoding PAS domain S-box protein, translated as MKSRDLGSGLRKITEAAARILDVERVGVWLYNDDHSKICCADLYERNTGKHSEGAELSAEAYPAYFTALESARTIAAHDARTDPQTKEFSTSYLFPLGITSMLDAPIRLDGQTVGVICHEHIGPSRRWAPDEQNFAGTLGDIVSRVMEEHKRKKAEEELEKSYSLLRATLESTADAILVVDLERKIVTYNQKFLEMWQLPESIIASQDANQGLEFAMKQVKDPEGFLTRVKTLHNQSEAESFDVLEFKDGRVFERYSQPQRIGGKSVGRVWSFRDITERRRAEEALRKNEALLHEAVRASRTGIFVHDHLLESHYWSPEQREIHGWSPDEPVSLPRFLDCLHPEDRERITAAAHGAHDPAGDGRFDVEFRIIRRDGAVRWLTTRSQTFFAEVGGVRRPVRTVGASMDVTEHKQAEEALRESSQFNHQVIANAREGIIVYDRDLRYLVWNSFMEELSGLRAEKMLGKCPRDLPSLLLEAHGKHMINEKTVEQMEASLRRAMTGETFSYLDVPYVIKQTGMTGWSSVRYGPFRNAQGKIVGAIATIRDVTEQKRAEEELRRSERRYRTLVEASPDVIMNIDRQGTILFINHTLPQYTVEGVIGTNVTDYIPPGQAAVYREKIEKLFETGEPQSIVLDSVGPTRWQSNLVPIIQEGKIETALIIASDITERDRAAMELEKSVSLLRATLESTADGILVVDRDGMMVSYNQKFVEIWQLPDSIIALRDAKIARAVSKNLLNDPEGFIKRLNELYDDPDATGYDILEFKDGRIVERYSQPQRIGGSSVGRVWSFRDVTERVRAEIALRKALDGMEIRVEQRTAQLSNANTVLKQQVSERKRAEKALQDALKKLQQLSHHVLQIQENEYQFISRELHDNIAQSINAVRMGLERLDRDRASGLRELRQEIRAAVDQLKKISQEVRKLSKQKRPEILDELGLTATLESYIKDFQKLTGIQMKFVNHTTDKVLPSNVATHLYRMVQESLNNIAQHARATHAVVGLEETGKELHLSIKDNGIGFSLDQSAKEGKGLHGIGLISIQERANLLKGTLKIMSSPGKGTEISVKVPRAE; from the coding sequence TTGAAATCCCGCGATCTTGGGTCCGGCCTGAGGAAAATCACCGAGGCGGCCGCTCGGATCCTTGACGTCGAGCGGGTCGGCGTGTGGCTGTACAATGACGATCACTCGAAGATTTGCTGCGCGGACCTCTATGAGCGGAACACCGGGAAACATTCGGAGGGAGCGGAGCTGAGCGCCGAAGCCTACCCCGCTTACTTCACGGCGCTGGAAAGCGCGCGGACCATTGCGGCGCATGATGCCCGGACCGATCCCCAAACCAAGGAATTCTCCACCTCCTACCTATTTCCCCTCGGTATCACCTCCATGCTGGACGCGCCCATCCGCCTCGACGGCCAAACCGTCGGGGTCATCTGTCACGAACATATCGGACCCTCGCGCCGGTGGGCCCCGGACGAACAGAATTTCGCCGGTACCCTGGGGGATATTGTTTCCAGGGTGATGGAAGAACACAAGCGCAAGAAAGCGGAGGAGGAACTCGAAAAGTCTTATTCCCTTCTCCGCGCAACGCTCGAATCAACCGCCGACGCCATCCTCGTGGTGGACCTCGAGAGAAAAATTGTTACCTATAATCAAAAATTCTTGGAAATGTGGCAATTGCCCGAATCCATTATTGCTTCTCAGGATGCCAATCAAGGGCTGGAATTTGCCATGAAGCAGGTCAAAGATCCTGAAGGATTTTTGACAAGAGTGAAGACTCTGCATAATCAATCGGAAGCCGAGAGCTTCGACGTCCTGGAATTTAAGGACGGAAGGGTCTTTGAGCGTTATTCGCAGCCGCAGCGGATCGGCGGAAAGAGCGTCGGAAGAGTTTGGAGTTTCCGGGATATCACCGAACGCAGGCGGGCAGAGGAGGCCTTGCGCAAAAACGAGGCGCTGTTGCATGAGGCCGTGCGTGCCTCCCGGACCGGCATCTTTGTTCACGACCACCTCCTCGAATCCCATTACTGGTCACCCGAGCAACGGGAAATTCACGGGTGGTCCCCGGATGAACCCGTGAGCCTCCCCCGATTCCTTGATTGCCTCCATCCGGAAGACCGCGAGCGAATCACGGCGGCCGCCCATGGCGCTCACGATCCGGCGGGAGACGGCCGATTTGACGTGGAATTTCGAATCATACGTCGAGACGGCGCCGTCCGGTGGCTTACCACGCGATCGCAAACTTTTTTTGCCGAGGTGGGGGGCGTGCGCCGCCCGGTGCGCACCGTCGGCGCCTCAATGGACGTCACCGAGCACAAGCAGGCCGAGGAGGCGCTTCGGGAGTCGAGCCAATTCAACCATCAGGTCATCGCCAACGCCCGGGAGGGTATCATCGTCTACGATCGCGACCTTCGGTACCTGGTCTGGAATTCCTTCATGGAGGAATTAAGCGGACTTCGGGCCGAAAAGATGTTGGGAAAATGCCCCCGGGATTTGCCGTCTCTGTTATTAGAGGCACACGGAAAACACATGATAAACGAAAAAACCGTGGAGCAAATGGAGGCCAGTCTCCGGAGGGCGATGACCGGCGAGACCTTTTCGTATCTGGATGTCCCCTACGTGATCAAGCAAACCGGCATGACGGGCTGGTCCTCCGTCCGCTACGGCCCGTTCCGCAACGCACAGGGCAAGATCGTGGGCGCCATCGCAACCATCAGGGACGTCACCGAGCAGAAGCGGGCCGAAGAGGAACTGCGAAGGTCGGAACGAAGGTATCGGACCCTCGTAGAAGCCTCTCCGGACGTGATTATGAATATCGACCGCCAGGGGACGATTTTATTTATCAATCATACCCTACCCCAATATACGGTTGAGGGCGTTATCGGGACCAATGTGACCGATTATATCCCGCCCGGCCAGGCCGCCGTATACAGGGAAAAAATCGAAAAGCTTTTCGAGACCGGAGAGCCGCAGTCCATTGTGTTGGACTCCGTGGGCCCGACCCGATGGCAAAGCAACCTGGTTCCGATCATTCAGGAGGGAAAAATCGAAACCGCCCTGATCATCGCCTCCGACATCACCGAGCGGGACCGTGCCGCGATGGAACTTGAAAAATCGGTTTCGCTTCTTCGCGCAACGCTTGAATCAACCGCCGACGGCATCCTCGTGGTCGACCGCGATGGAATGATGGTGAGTTATAATCAAAAGTTTGTCGAGATTTGGCAACTGCCCGACTCTATAATCGCGTTGAGGGATGCCAAAATAGCGCGGGCCGTTTCCAAGAATCTACTCAACGACCCGGAAGGATTTATTAAGCGATTGAATGAATTGTACGACGATCCGGATGCGACGGGCTACGACATCCTGGAATTTAAAGACGGCCGGATCGTTGAGCGCTATTCGCAGCCACAACGGATCGGAGGGTCAAGCGTCGGAAGGGTGTGGAGTTTTCGTGACGTCACCGAGCGGGTGCGGGCCGAAATAGCGCTGCGCAAGGCTCTCGACGGGATGGAAATACGCGTTGAGCAAAGAACCGCCCAGCTATCAAATGCCAATACAGTATTAAAGCAACAGGTCTCCGAGCGTAAACGGGCGGAAAAGGCCCTCCAGGACGCGCTCAAGAAACTCCAACAGCTTTCCCACCATGTCCTCCAAATCCAGGAAAACGAATATCAATTCATTTCGCGTGAATTACACGACAACATCGCACAATCGATCAACGCCGTGAGAATGGGGCTGGAAAGACTCGATCGAGACCGGGCCTCGGGACTTCGGGAATTACGTCAGGAAATCCGTGCCGCTGTGGACCAGTTAAAGAAAATCTCGCAAGAGGTTCGCAAGTTATCCAAGCAAAAGCGGCCTGAAATTCTGGACGAGCTCGGGTTGACCGCCACACTGGAATCCTATATCAAGGACTTTCAAAAGTTGACGGGCATTCAGATGAAATTCGTCAACCATACAACCGATAAGGTGCTCCCGTCCAACGTGGCCACCCATCTCTATCGGATGGTCCAGGAATCCCTAAATAATATAGCCCAACATGCCCGCGCCACCCATGCCGTCGTCGGATTGGAAGAAACCGGCAAAGAGCTTCACCTCTCGATCAAGGATAACGGGATTGGATTCTCCCTGGATCAATCCGCAAAAGAAGGGAAAGGGCTCCATGGAATCGGGTTGATCAGCATTCAAGAGCGGGCCAACCTTCTTAAAGGGACCCTGAAAATTATGTCGAGCCCGGGCAAGGGGACCGAAATCTCCGTGAAAGTTCCGAGGGCGGAATGA
- a CDS encoding 5-formyltetrahydrofolate cyclo-ligase yields the protein MTHVTTIDEEKRRLRADVLAARNRLTTAQRVIRSADILGNLFELEAVRDANWIHFYVSNGSEVETTGMIAHALSLGKRVTVPKMETSSKQLMLSELKDPVRELVPNSIGIPEPRPEAVRPVESDRMDLFIVPGIAFDPAGNRLGQGAGYYDRLLAPVSVGVPIIGLAFELQIVERVPTGDHDIRVNWIITEKRTILSTRERDH from the coding sequence ATGACCCACGTGACCACGATCGATGAAGAAAAGCGACGTCTGCGCGCGGATGTTTTGGCCGCACGAAACCGGCTCACGACGGCCCAGCGGGTGATCCGAAGCGCGGACATTCTTGGAAACCTGTTCGAGCTGGAGGCCGTGCGTGATGCGAATTGGATTCATTTTTATGTTTCCAACGGCAGCGAGGTCGAGACGACCGGGATGATCGCGCATGCCTTGTCGTTGGGAAAACGGGTTACCGTGCCGAAGATGGAAACGTCGTCCAAACAATTGATGCTCTCGGAATTGAAGGACCCGGTGCGCGAGCTCGTCCCGAATTCGATCGGAATCCCGGAGCCGAGGCCCGAAGCCGTCCGTCCGGTCGAATCCGACCGCATGGACCTGTTCATCGTACCGGGTATCGCCTTCGACCCCGCCGGAAACCGGCTGGGACAGGGCGCCGGATACTACGATCGTCTCTTGGCGCCTGTGTCGGTGGGTGTTCCAATTATTGGGCTCGCGTTCGAGTTGCAAATCGTGGAGCGGGTCCCGACCGGGGATCACGATATCCGGGTAAATTGGATCATCACGGAAAAAAGAACCATTCTATCAACGCGCGAACGGGACCACTGA
- the folD gene encoding bifunctional methylenetetrahydrofolate dehydrogenase/methenyltetrahydrofolate cyclohydrolase FolD: MMAEIIDGKKIAAEIRERIKEDAKLLTAEGRRPGLAAVLVGDNPASVIYVRNKRKACEEVGIYSEEHKLPATTKQEDLLNLIYRLNNDPKIHGILIQLPLPKHLEAEPVLYAVSPKKDVDGLHPNNVGHLTMGSPVFVPCTPAGVMAMLDYHKIPIEGQRAVIIGRSNLVGRPVGLLLMHRNATITVCHSRTRDIEAVCREGDILIAAIGRPRFVTAEMVKEGAAVIDVGINRLPDGKLVGDVDYEAVSKKAGWITPVPGGVGPMTIAMLLQNTLESAKRTL; the protein is encoded by the coding sequence CTGATGGCGGAAATCATCGATGGCAAGAAGATTGCGGCCGAGATCAGAGAACGGATCAAAGAAGACGCCAAACTCCTGACGGCGGAAGGACGCCGGCCCGGGCTGGCCGCGGTACTGGTGGGGGACAACCCGGCCTCGGTGATCTACGTCCGGAACAAGCGCAAGGCTTGTGAAGAGGTCGGGATCTATTCCGAGGAGCACAAGCTTCCGGCCACCACAAAACAGGAGGACCTGCTCAACCTGATCTACCGGCTCAACAACGATCCGAAGATCCACGGCATCCTGATCCAGCTTCCGCTTCCGAAGCATCTCGAAGCCGAGCCGGTGTTGTACGCCGTTTCTCCCAAGAAGGATGTGGACGGTCTCCATCCCAACAACGTCGGACATCTCACGATGGGCTCCCCGGTTTTTGTTCCCTGCACGCCGGCGGGGGTGATGGCCATGCTGGATTACCACAAGATCCCGATCGAAGGGCAACGGGCCGTGATCATCGGGCGGAGCAATCTCGTGGGAAGGCCGGTCGGTCTTTTATTGATGCACCGGAACGCCACGATCACGGTCTGCCATTCGCGCACACGCGACATCGAAGCGGTCTGTCGGGAAGGGGACATCCTGATCGCCGCGATCGGAAGGCCGCGCTTTGTCACGGCAGAGATGGTCAAGGAGGGCGCCGCCGTGATCGACGTGGGGATCAATCGCCTTCCGGACGGCAAGCTGGTCGGGGACGTCGATTATGAAGCGGTCTCAAAAAAAGCCGGCTGGATCACGCCCGTCCCGGGAGGGGTCGGCCCCATGACGATCGCCATGTTGCTCCAGAACACCTTGGAATCGGCCAAACGGACCTTGTAA